A genomic stretch from Anabrus simplex isolate iqAnaSimp1 chromosome 2, ASM4041472v1, whole genome shotgun sequence includes:
- the LOC137498634 gene encoding craniofacial development protein 2-like, giving the protein MHLDVVEGSDIRLRGDNEEEIGDYKVYLTGVKMGRAESGVGLFIRNTIERNIVSVRHVNERTMCVDLAVGGIRTRILSVYSSCEGAYEDEFDKFYEALSDIIGRVNSKDRVVLMGDFNVRVGNRTEGYERMIGKCGEGMEANRNGKRLLDFMNTFFKHKAIHHYAWEGRGTISIMDYIITSFEFRISVRNVPVFQGFFDETDHNLI; this is encoded by the coding sequence atgcatttggatgtggtAGAAGgaagtgatattcggttaaggggagataacgaggaagagataggagattataaagtgtacttgacgggtgttaaaatgggaagagcagagtctggggtagggctgttcatcaggaatactattgaacgcaacatagtttctgtcaggcacgtaaacgagcgaacgatgtgcgtagatttggcagttggtggaattaggactagaattctctccgtgtattcatcatgtgagggtgcatatgaggatgaatttgacaagttttatgaagcattgagtgacatcataggcagggtcaacagcaaggatagggtagtgctaatgggtgatttcaatgtgagagttggaaatagaactgagggatacgaaaggatgattggtaaatgcggggaaggtatggaagctaataggaatgggaagcgtttgctggactttatgaatacattcttcaagcataaggctattcaccactacgcATGGGAGGGTAGAGGTACCATATCCATAATGGACTACATCATAACCAGCttcgaattcaggatatctgttaggaatgtaccagtttttcagggatttttcgatgaaacagaccacaatctgatc